TTTCTCTTGTTAGAGGTGCTGCTATTAACTTGGGGTTTACTCATTTTCGGGGAACTCCTAATACTTTATCAGAAAGTCGGCAAGTGCGTCTGCGAGAATTTGAAATTCCAATGGCAGGGGGATTTTATTTAACCCAAGATTGTACTCAATTACGGGAGTTATTTCGAGTTGATGAGCAGATGGTAACTTGGCATAATTTGGGAGAATTACGAGAAAAAATTGGTTATTACCTTGCTCATCCTAATGAAAGGCAAAAAATTGCTATAGCTGGACAATATCATTGTTTAAAATATCATACTTGGAAGCATCGATTTCGCGATCTTCTCCAAGAATTAAAGTTACCCCAGCCAATATTAACCAAATGAATCAAGCTCTTCGTGCTTTTGAACAATGTCCTGGTTGTGGAGCAGCCACTTCCAATGCCAAGTGTTTATTTAAAATCTTTTTTTTAGGGCAAGATTGCCAAGTTTTTCAGTGCAGTTACTGTAGTCTTGTTTACAAAGAATTCGCTCCAATAGCTAGCGAATTAGCAAAAATATATTCTGATGATTACGTTCATTTTAAAATGGCGTCTTTAGCCATCGATCGGGCTGAATTGAATAGTGCTAAGCAAAAAATTGACCGCTGCCAAAAGCTTTTATGTACGGAAAAAGCACCTGAAAATTTGCGATTGTTAGATATAGGATGTGGGGCTGGATATTTTGTGGAAATAGCGCTAAGTTTGGGTTATTTTGCCGAAGGCATAGACCCTTATTTGCCGGATAACTTAAAAAATAGCTGTTTACAAAAAAAATCGCCCGATTCTGTTTCACCAAATTCTTATGATATAGCATTTCTTTTGAATGTAGTCGAACACCTAGATGAGCCAATACACATATTTTCTGCTGTACAAAGACTCCTTAAACCTGGTGGAGTAATGCTGTTGACTTGTCCTTACGGGGACAGTTTAGCTCGTCGCTACTATCAAGGATATTGGGGGCATCTAGCTCTTGATGAACACATACTTTTCTGGACTCCTCGTGCCTTGACTGGCTTGCTTCGAGAACTAGGCTTTCGTGGAAAAATCAGTTATCGAATTGCTGGATCTCCCTTTCCCTACGGTCGTGTTAAATTGCCAACTGTTGTACCAAAACTAATTGAAAACTACGAGCAAAGGTGTTTTGAAAATACTAATAATTCGCGAAGCTTGTCAGAGCAAGTCTGGCAGTTAGCTCGTACTATACAGCGACAAGAAGGAATCGCTAATTTAGTGCGATACATAGTTCACCTTACCCATACAGGTGATTATCTTGAATATGCAATTAGTGTAGGTAAATAATGTGATGAATCTTACTCCTAACAGTTACAGGATTGCCCCAGTAGATGGGTTACGA
The window above is part of the Leptolyngbyaceae cyanobacterium genome. Proteins encoded here:
- a CDS encoding class I SAM-dependent methyltransferase, with the protein product MNQALRAFEQCPGCGAATSNAKCLFKIFFLGQDCQVFQCSYCSLVYKEFAPIASELAKIYSDDYVHFKMASLAIDRAELNSAKQKIDRCQKLLCTEKAPENLRLLDIGCGAGYFVEIALSLGYFAEGIDPYLPDNLKNSCLQKKSPDSVSPNSYDIAFLLNVVEHLDEPIHIFSAVQRLLKPGGVMLLTCPYGDSLARRYYQGYWGHLALDEHILFWTPRALTGLLRELGFRGKISYRIAGSPFPYGRVKLPTVVPKLIENYEQRCFENTNNSRSLSEQVWQLARTIQRQEGIANLVRYIVHLTHTGDYLEYAISVGK